In Rhodoligotrophos defluvii, a genomic segment contains:
- a CDS encoding class I adenylate-forming enzyme family protein produces the protein MEHSSDLSVSDRFPDIPATIPAALDRAAQREPAREAVVEGKNRITYAALQDESLRVARALVGAGIRAGDHVALCAGNEVEWVAVFYGIVRIGAVCVPINTRLSPAEIAVQLKLSDARLLITVESLLKIDFLKVLRQICPGVDRALPSPELPALAKVVVIGAAPAACETFTAFLEHGRGYQLPAPPAPDDAALIQFTSGSTSFPKAVLLTHRNMVTDAYFVGLRMGVRPQDRYLSARPFFHVAGSTLAVVLASVHMTTLVTMKRFTGEDALKLITGERCTLTSGNDTMYLMMLNSPEFRPRGYTLRGGWAAVSPTIMKRIVEAFGATETITAYGLSEASPNILASDHRDPLDDRIAGWMRPHPGLEVRICDPATDEALPAGERGEIRVRGWCVMKGYYNNAEATRATITPDGFLKTGDIGVMRADGRFAFVGRLKELIRVGGENVAPAEVEDVLNGHPKVRQAQVFALPDPRLIEVPGAYVVPREGEVLTAEELTEWARARLAGFKMPRHIAVIESFDAIGLTASAKVPKRLLIEHALKHFGLARPEVTS, from the coding sequence ATGGAGCACAGCTCGGACCTATCGGTCAGCGACCGGTTTCCCGATATTCCCGCGACCATCCCAGCCGCCCTGGACAGGGCGGCGCAACGGGAGCCGGCGCGCGAAGCGGTGGTCGAGGGGAAGAACCGCATCACCTATGCGGCGCTACAGGACGAAAGCCTTCGCGTCGCGCGGGCGCTCGTGGGGGCCGGCATCAGGGCGGGCGACCACGTGGCGCTTTGCGCCGGCAACGAGGTCGAATGGGTGGCCGTCTTCTACGGCATCGTCAGGATCGGTGCCGTCTGCGTGCCGATCAACACCCGGCTGTCGCCCGCCGAGATCGCGGTCCAGCTGAAGCTGTCCGATGCACGCCTGCTGATCACCGTCGAAAGCTTGCTCAAGATCGATTTTCTTAAGGTGCTCCGGCAGATCTGTCCGGGTGTGGACCGTGCTCTTCCCTCGCCTGAGCTGCCGGCACTGGCGAAAGTGGTCGTCATCGGCGCCGCCCCCGCCGCTTGCGAGACCTTCACGGCCTTTCTCGAGCATGGCCGCGGCTACCAGCTTCCGGCGCCGCCCGCACCGGATGACGCCGCCCTTATCCAGTTCACCTCGGGCTCCACATCCTTTCCGAAGGCCGTGCTGCTCACCCATCGCAACATGGTGACGGATGCGTATTTCGTCGGCCTGCGCATGGGCGTGCGGCCGCAGGACCGCTATTTGAGCGCGCGCCCCTTCTTCCACGTGGCAGGCTCAACGCTCGCCGTGGTGCTGGCGAGTGTTCACATGACCACGCTGGTCACGATGAAGCGCTTCACCGGCGAAGATGCGCTGAAGCTTATCACCGGGGAGCGCTGCACGCTCACCTCCGGAAACGACACCATGTATCTGATGATGCTGAACAGCCCGGAGTTCCGGCCGCGCGGCTATACCCTGCGGGGCGGCTGGGCGGCCGTCAGTCCCACCATCATGAAGCGCATCGTGGAGGCGTTTGGCGCGACCGAAACGATCACGGCCTATGGCTTGTCGGAAGCCTCGCCCAACATTCTGGCTTCGGACCACCGCGATCCGCTGGACGATCGCATCGCCGGCTGGATGCGGCCGCATCCGGGGCTTGAGGTGCGCATCTGCGATCCCGCAACCGATGAGGCGCTTCCTGCAGGCGAGCGCGGGGAGATCCGGGTGCGCGGCTGGTGCGTGATGAAGGGCTACTACAACAATGCCGAGGCGACTCGCGCCACCATCACGCCCGACGGCTTCCTGAAGACGGGCGATATCGGCGTGATGCGCGCCGATGGGCGCTTTGCCTTCGTGGGCCGGCTGAAGGAGCTCATCCGCGTGGGCGGGGAGAATGTGGCGCCGGCTGAGGTCGAAGACGTGCTCAACGGCCATCCCAAGGTGCGGCAGGCGCAGGTCTTTGCCTTGCCGGATCCGCGGTTGATCGAGGTGCCGGGCGCCTATGTGGTACCGCGCGAGGGCGAGGTCCTGACCGCCGAGGAACTGACGGAATGGGCGCGCGCACGGCTCGCCGGCTTCAAGATGCCCAGGCACATCGCGGTGATCGAGAGCTTCGATGCGATCGGCCTGACGGCAAGTGCAAAGGTTCCCAAGCGCCTGCTCATCGAGCATGCGCTGAAGCACTTCGGCCTCGCCCGCCCGGAGGTGACATCATGA
- a CDS encoding hydroxymethylglutaryl-CoA lyase has translation MRPEVTICECFARDGLQHEPEFVATTDKIALIDAFTTTGFPRIEATSYSHPERVPAFRDASDVLAGISRRPGVWYKATCPNRNAVERALADLAAGRGANEISLLASATEAHTEHNLRTSRAGQWQRIEEMARIAGGRFRLVGVISVALGCPFEGAVDPHRVAEDARRFAALGARLVTIGDTTGLATPSSVRRLFRILREQAPEVSPIAHFHDTRGAALANCLAAFEEGCRHFDSSFGGVGGHPAAIRYGEGHTGNVATEDLVNLLEAEGITTGLDLDRVMAASRLCEQVLKRELDSKVARAGFGGLSRGKMQHA, from the coding sequence ATGAGGCCGGAGGTCACCATTTGCGAGTGCTTCGCGCGCGACGGCCTCCAGCACGAGCCGGAGTTCGTGGCGACCACGGACAAGATCGCTCTGATCGACGCCTTCACGACCACGGGCTTTCCGCGCATCGAGGCCACGAGCTACAGCCATCCCGAGCGGGTGCCCGCCTTTCGCGACGCGAGCGACGTGCTCGCCGGCATCTCGCGCAGGCCGGGTGTCTGGTATAAGGCCACATGTCCGAACCGCAATGCGGTCGAGCGTGCGCTCGCCGACCTCGCGGCCGGCCGAGGCGCCAACGAGATCAGCCTGCTCGCCTCGGCCACGGAAGCGCATACCGAGCACAATCTGCGCACGAGCCGCGCGGGCCAGTGGCAGCGCATCGAAGAAATGGCGCGAATAGCCGGCGGTCGCTTCCGGCTGGTCGGTGTCATCTCCGTGGCGCTCGGCTGCCCGTTCGAGGGCGCCGTCGACCCCCACAGGGTGGCCGAGGACGCACGCCGCTTTGCCGCCCTGGGCGCTCGACTCGTCACCATCGGCGACACGACCGGCCTTGCCACGCCATCCAGCGTCCGGCGGCTGTTCCGCATCCTGCGCGAGCAGGCGCCCGAGGTGAGCCCGATCGCACATTTCCACGATACGCGCGGCGCTGCCCTCGCCAATTGCCTTGCCGCGTTCGAGGAAGGCTGCCGCCATTTCGACTCGTCGTTCGGGGGCGTGGGCGGCCATCCCGCTGCGATCCGCTACGGCGAAGGCCACACGGGCAACGTGGCGACCGAGGATCTCGTCAACCTGCTCGAGGCGGAGGGGATTACCACCGGTCTCGACCTTGACCGAGTGATGGCGGCCTCGCGCCTTTGCGAGCAGGTGCTCAAGCGCGAGCTCGACAGCAAGGTGGCGCGCGCCGGCTTCGGCGGGCTTTCGCGCGGGAAAATGCAACATGCCTGA
- a CDS encoding NAD(P)H-dependent flavin oxidoreductase → MRTRFTEAFGVAYPIVQAGMSWASSNVALPAAVSNAGGLGVLAAGPMFVEDFRAALRALKQATHRPFAVNVPLYRPRAGEVLDIVLEEKAPILIASQGGPKQYVERFKAAGVKCIHVVASERHALKALEAGVDAIVVVGGEAGGHPPPDQVSTLVLVRAVAKAAPEAILIAGGGIADGAGIAAMLALGADAAQLGTRYLATREAGVHDAYKQAVLAAGIADTALVGKGLSPIRMIANRFSARYLESEAAGADIEVRRGIFAQSSLKLAALEGDVDNGKLEAGQSAGLIGDLPGAAALTERLVDECRSALARLSEFHIALEGGLQRNLKRVF, encoded by the coding sequence ATGAGAACGCGCTTCACCGAGGCGTTCGGGGTTGCCTATCCGATCGTCCAGGCCGGCATGAGCTGGGCCTCGTCCAACGTCGCCTTGCCGGCGGCGGTGTCGAATGCCGGCGGCCTCGGCGTGCTCGCGGCCGGACCGATGTTCGTCGAGGATTTCCGTGCCGCTCTGCGCGCTTTGAAACAGGCGACCCACCGCCCCTTCGCCGTCAACGTCCCGCTCTATCGGCCGCGGGCTGGCGAGGTTCTCGACATCGTGCTCGAAGAGAAAGCACCGATCCTGATCGCCTCGCAGGGTGGGCCGAAGCAGTATGTGGAGCGCTTCAAGGCGGCAGGGGTGAAGTGCATCCACGTGGTCGCCTCCGAGCGCCATGCATTGAAGGCGCTGGAGGCCGGTGTCGATGCCATCGTGGTGGTGGGTGGCGAGGCCGGCGGACATCCGCCGCCGGATCAGGTCTCGACGCTTGTGCTGGTGCGGGCGGTCGCGAAGGCTGCGCCCGAGGCGATCCTGATTGCCGGCGGCGGGATTGCCGACGGGGCCGGCATCGCCGCGATGCTGGCGCTGGGCGCGGACGCAGCCCAGCTGGGCACGCGCTATCTCGCCACGCGGGAGGCGGGCGTGCACGATGCCTATAAGCAGGCGGTGCTCGCGGCGGGCATCGCGGACACGGCCCTGGTCGGCAAGGGCCTGTCGCCGATCCGGATGATCGCCAACCGCTTTTCAGCGCGTTACCTGGAGAGCGAGGCGGCCGGCGCCGATATCGAGGTGCGGCGAGGCATTTTTGCACAAAGCTCACTCAAGCTCGCCGCGCTTGAAGGCGACGTCGACAATGGCAAGCTGGAGGCCGGTCAGAGCGCCGGTCTCATCGGGGATCTGCCCGGCGCAGCAGCGCTGACGGAGCGGCTCGTCGACGAGTGCCGCTCAGCCCTTGCCCGATTGTCGGAATTCCACATAGCGCTGGAAGGCGGCCTGCAGCGCAACCTGAAGCGCGTGTTTTGA
- a CDS encoding enoyl-CoA hydratase/isomerase family protein yields MPEGIAVKPLIVEDRGPVRILRMNRPDKLNALNTELTQALLDGLLEADSTEGVRAIVLAGEGRAFCAGADLSEFKELTPERQHLVVTRADLTCRLQSQLQRSSKPIVSAVQGAALGGGAGLAIGCDMMVAASDLKFGYPELRHGIVPALVMTGLQRQLGRKAAFEMISLGRLIGAEEAKTLGLVNRIAAPSDILDVALEIAEAWAAANPRAMAAAKGLFYRVADLPFDAAMAAGRDVNALMRGFREAAG; encoded by the coding sequence ATGCCTGAAGGAATAGCGGTGAAACCACTGATCGTGGAGGATCGGGGGCCTGTGCGCATCCTGCGCATGAACCGCCCCGACAAGCTCAATGCGCTGAATACGGAGCTCACCCAGGCCCTGCTCGACGGGCTGCTGGAGGCGGATTCGACCGAGGGCGTGCGGGCCATCGTGCTGGCCGGCGAAGGGCGCGCCTTCTGCGCCGGCGCGGATCTCTCGGAGTTCAAGGAGCTCACGCCGGAGCGGCAGCACCTCGTCGTGACGCGCGCTGACCTCACCTGCCGACTGCAGTCGCAGCTGCAGCGTTCATCGAAACCCATCGTCTCGGCGGTGCAGGGGGCGGCGCTTGGCGGTGGGGCCGGGCTTGCCATTGGTTGCGACATGATGGTGGCGGCGAGCGATCTCAAGTTCGGCTATCCCGAACTCAGGCACGGTATCGTGCCGGCGCTGGTGATGACCGGCCTGCAGCGCCAGCTCGGCCGCAAGGCGGCCTTCGAGATGATCAGCCTCGGCCGGTTGATCGGCGCGGAAGAGGCGAAGACGCTGGGCCTCGTCAACCGGATCGCCGCGCCTTCCGACATTCTTGATGTCGCGCTGGAGATCGCCGAGGCTTGGGCCGCGGCCAACCCGCGAGCCATGGCGGCGGCCAAGGGCCTGTTCTATCGCGTGGCGGACCTTCCTTTCGATGCGGCCATGGCCGCCGGCCGCGACGTCAACGCGCTGATGCGCGGCTTTCGCGAGGCCGCCGGATGA
- a CDS encoding aminotransferase — MNLIANSPSARDIAYQVHPQTNIRLHEAGGPLIIARGEGVYVFDNDGKRYLDAMAGLWCVSLGYSDTAVKEAVKAQIDELPYFHLFAHRSNNPAIDLAQRLIEKAPGMSKVIFQSSGSEANDTAVKLIWYYWNARGRPAKKKIIARKRAYHGTGIASGSLTHLPNIHREFDLPIDRFLHTTCPHFYREGRPGESEAAFVERLAGELEELILAEDPNTVGGFFAEPVMGTGGVVVPPEGYFEAIGKVLKKYDILAVSDEVICGFGRTGSYWGADALGFTPDILTCAKSLSSAYLPISAVLVSESIFEAMRGQSDKVGVFGHGYTYGGHPVCAAAAVAAMDRYDALQTTRNARETGAYLQERLQALAAHPLVGEVRGIGLMAGVEFVRDKDTKAPFDPALAVGAACSKFALDRGLITRNLGDTMSFSPPLIITRAEVDEIVSTFATALDETLAWAREKGLK, encoded by the coding sequence ATGAACCTCATCGCCAATTCGCCTTCGGCGCGCGACATCGCCTATCAGGTGCACCCGCAGACCAATATCCGCCTGCACGAGGCGGGCGGCCCGCTCATCATTGCGCGCGGCGAGGGCGTGTACGTCTTCGACAACGATGGCAAGCGCTATCTCGACGCCATGGCCGGCCTCTGGTGCGTGTCGCTCGGCTATTCCGACACTGCCGTGAAGGAGGCGGTGAAGGCGCAGATCGACGAGCTGCCCTATTTCCATCTGTTCGCCCACCGCTCCAACAATCCGGCCATCGATCTCGCCCAGCGTCTCATCGAGAAGGCGCCCGGCATGTCGAAGGTGATTTTTCAGAGCTCCGGCTCGGAGGCCAACGACACGGCGGTCAAGCTCATCTGGTACTATTGGAACGCGCGCGGCAGGCCGGCGAAGAAAAAGATCATCGCTCGTAAGCGCGCCTATCACGGCACCGGCATCGCGTCGGGAAGCCTGACCCACCTTCCCAATATTCATCGCGAGTTCGATTTGCCGATCGATCGCTTCCTGCATACGACGTGCCCGCATTTCTATCGCGAGGGCAGACCGGGCGAGAGCGAGGCGGCGTTTGTGGAGCGCTTGGCTGGGGAGCTCGAAGAGCTGATCCTGGCGGAGGACCCGAACACGGTGGGCGGCTTCTTCGCCGAACCGGTCATGGGCACGGGCGGCGTGGTGGTGCCGCCCGAGGGCTATTTCGAGGCGATCGGCAAGGTGCTGAAGAAATACGATATCCTCGCCGTGTCGGATGAGGTGATCTGCGGGTTCGGCCGTACGGGCAGCTATTGGGGCGCCGACGCCCTCGGCTTCACGCCGGATATCCTGACCTGTGCCAAGTCGCTCTCCTCCGCCTATCTACCGATTTCCGCGGTGTTGGTGTCCGAGTCGATCTTCGAGGCCATGCGCGGGCAATCGGACAAGGTGGGGGTGTTCGGCCATGGCTATACCTATGGCGGCCACCCGGTTTGCGCCGCGGCGGCTGTTGCGGCGATGGATCGCTACGACGCGCTGCAGACCACGCGAAACGCGCGCGAGACAGGGGCCTACCTGCAGGAGCGCCTGCAGGCGCTGGCGGCGCATCCGCTGGTGGGCGAGGTGCGCGGCATCGGCCTGATGGCGGGCGTCGAGTTCGTGCGCGACAAGGACACGAAGGCGCCCTTCGATCCGGCGCTGGCGGTGGGCGCTGCCTGCTCGAAATTCGCGCTCGATCGCGGCCTCATCACGCGCAACCTCGGCGACACCATGTCGTTCTCACCGCCGCTCATCATCACGCGCGCGGAGGTCGACGAGATCGTCTCCACCTTTGCGACCGCCTTGGACGAGACGCTTGCCTGGGCCAGGGAGAAGGGCCTGAAATAG
- a CDS encoding DUF3870 domain-containing protein: protein MSEQNTVLVSGYAQAPRGTGMAETMTWIGVVLEVDCTTHAIVAADATFITDLARDFLRRTIIGYKLTDGLEGLLKLVDRKMHTPSKHALQVALQAAFQRYVEFRQSGKG, encoded by the coding sequence ATGTCCGAGCAGAACACCGTGCTCGTCAGCGGCTATGCCCAAGCGCCGAGGGGCACGGGCATGGCGGAGACCATGACATGGATCGGTGTCGTGCTGGAGGTCGACTGCACCACCCACGCCATCGTCGCCGCGGATGCGACCTTCATCACGGATCTGGCGCGTGACTTCCTGCGCCGCACCATCATTGGCTACAAGCTGACGGACGGCCTGGAAGGACTGCTCAAGCTGGTGGACAGGAAAATGCATACGCCCTCAAAACACGCGCTTCAGGTTGCGCTGCAGGCCGCCTTCCAGCGCTATGTGGAATTCCGACAATCGGGCAAGGGCTGA
- a CDS encoding enoyl-CoA hydratase/isomerase family protein has translation MTMTDEAPVLLERDGTIVRVVLNRPEARNALNLPMCLALREAFERIDGDLEIRAVLVEGKGDVFCAGADMKERKDRDAIWIRQRRIAAFQAYAAIERCTRPVIALVQGPTVGSGGEIAMSCDFVVAASNASFRFPEAHWGTVGATQRLQRVIGRSRAKELLFTARQMPVEEAVTLGLVARIVEPEVLAETGLALVRRIAEAPPLAMVLTKQAVELGACADLDAGIRIELAAIERLLADGGWKASIDNFVRTVGGKGDATD, from the coding sequence ATGACCATGACCGACGAAGCGCCGGTCCTGCTGGAGCGCGACGGCACCATTGTCCGCGTGGTGCTGAACAGGCCCGAGGCGCGCAACGCCCTCAACCTGCCTATGTGCTTGGCGCTGCGCGAGGCCTTCGAGCGCATCGATGGGGATCTTGAGATCCGTGCGGTGCTGGTGGAGGGGAAAGGCGACGTGTTCTGCGCTGGCGCGGATATGAAGGAGCGCAAGGATCGCGATGCGATTTGGATCCGCCAACGGCGCATTGCTGCCTTTCAGGCTTACGCGGCCATCGAGCGCTGTACACGGCCGGTGATCGCGCTCGTTCAGGGCCCGACCGTGGGCTCCGGTGGCGAGATCGCCATGAGCTGCGATTTCGTGGTCGCGGCCAGCAATGCGAGCTTCCGCTTTCCCGAGGCACATTGGGGGACGGTGGGCGCCACCCAGCGCCTGCAGCGCGTCATCGGCCGCTCGCGTGCGAAGGAGCTGCTGTTCACCGCCCGCCAAATGCCGGTGGAGGAAGCGGTCACGCTTGGTTTGGTGGCACGCATTGTGGAGCCGGAAGTCCTGGCCGAGACGGGGCTCGCCCTGGTGCGCCGGATTGCGGAGGCGCCACCGCTTGCCATGGTACTGACCAAGCAGGCGGTGGAACTCGGTGCTTGCGCCGATCTCGATGCGGGCATCAGGATCGAGCTCGCCGCCATTGAACGCCTGCTCGCCGATGGCGGGTGGAAGGCGAGCATCGATAATTTCGTCCGCACCGTCGGGGGCAAGGGCGACGCGACGGACTGA
- a CDS encoding CaiB/BaiF CoA transferase family protein, with the protein MKPLQGLNILDFTRVLAGPMATQILAELGADVIKIERPGTGDETRSFEPRVESGDSGYFFAFNRGKKSVTLNLKSPRGQEIARALARGADVVVENFLPGEMDRFGLGYEQLAAENPGLVYVSTTGFGQTGPYSDRNGYDTVFQALSGVMALTGHADGPPAKVGVPFADLTSGLWVAIAILAGVLGRQASGKGTRVDLSMLDVQVSMLTIAAARYFILGEDPQRSGTEHPGRVPSAAFPCADGKWLHISGSDQHWRAICRVLELDDLAADPELAHNTGRVAARSRVMAAMGEAIARHPRDALAETLRAAGVPAGEVNTVVETLNDPHVQARGLVDAFDHPRAGRVRALRTPVRFTSFDDPETAAPPLLGADTDAILGHRLGLSDAELSALRAEGVI; encoded by the coding sequence ATGAAGCCGCTGCAAGGCCTCAATATCCTTGATTTCACGCGCGTGCTCGCGGGGCCCATGGCCACGCAGATCCTGGCGGAGCTGGGCGCGGACGTGATCAAGATCGAGCGGCCGGGCACGGGCGACGAGACCCGCAGTTTCGAACCCAGGGTCGAGAGCGGCGACAGCGGCTATTTCTTCGCCTTCAACCGCGGCAAGAAATCGGTGACGCTGAATCTCAAGTCCCCGCGCGGGCAGGAGATTGCCCGGGCGCTTGCACGCGGCGCCGACGTGGTGGTTGAGAATTTCCTGCCCGGCGAGATGGACCGCTTCGGGCTGGGCTATGAGCAGCTCGCAGCGGAGAACCCGGGCCTGGTCTATGTCTCCACCACCGGCTTCGGCCAAACCGGCCCCTATAGCGACCGCAATGGCTACGACACCGTCTTCCAGGCGCTCTCCGGCGTGATGGCGCTGACCGGCCATGCAGATGGCCCGCCGGCAAAGGTCGGGGTTCCCTTCGCCGACTTGACCTCCGGCCTGTGGGTCGCGATCGCGATCCTCGCCGGCGTGCTCGGCCGCCAGGCATCGGGCAAGGGCACGCGGGTTGACCTTTCCATGCTCGATGTGCAGGTCAGCATGCTGACCATCGCCGCTGCCCGTTATTTCATTCTCGGCGAGGACCCGCAGCGCAGCGGCACCGAGCATCCCGGCCGCGTGCCATCGGCCGCCTTTCCCTGCGCCGATGGCAAGTGGTTGCATATCAGCGGCAGCGACCAGCACTGGCGCGCCATCTGCCGGGTGCTGGAGCTCGACGACCTCGCCGCCGATCCGGAGCTTGCGCACAATACTGGCCGCGTGGCTGCCCGTTCCCGGGTGATGGCGGCCATGGGCGAGGCGATCGCGCGACATCCTCGCGATGCGCTCGCCGAGACCTTGCGCGCGGCCGGCGTACCGGCGGGCGAGGTCAATACGGTGGTGGAGACACTGAACGACCCACACGTGCAAGCGCGCGGGCTTGTCGATGCTTTCGATCATCCCCGAGCCGGGCGGGTGAGGGCGCTGCGCACGCCCGTCCGCTTCACCAGCTTTGACGATCCCGAAACCGCCGCGCCGCCGCTTCTCGGGGCCGATACCGATGCGATTCTGGGGCACCGGCTCGGGCTTTCAGATGCGGAGCTTTCGGCCTTGCGCGCAGAAGGAGTGATATGA
- a CDS encoding ABC transporter permease: MLNQPATATQITHLQRLWLYGLVGAVLLFLIVPCLIVVPMSFSGSQYLEFPPRSWSLRWYEAYLASPEWRAATSVSIRVALITTALATALGTLAAYGLVRVRSALVTAGRAVFMLPMLVPLILVAIGCFFVYARLGLNSTITGLVLAHTVLALPFVVIAVSSGLASYDMNQERVAQSLGASRPWAFLTVTLPQIKLSVVSGALFAFVTSFDEVVVALFVSSGETATLTRLMFANIRDQIDPTVAAISSLLIGLSILLLLGSQLLQRAGDSRQ; the protein is encoded by the coding sequence ATGCTGAACCAGCCCGCCACCGCCACCCAAATTACCCATCTGCAGCGCCTCTGGCTCTATGGGCTGGTGGGTGCCGTGCTCCTGTTCCTGATCGTGCCGTGCCTGATCGTCGTGCCGATGTCCTTCTCCGGCAGCCAATATCTGGAGTTCCCGCCGCGCAGCTGGAGCCTGCGCTGGTATGAGGCCTATCTCGCCTCGCCGGAATGGCGTGCGGCGACCTCCGTCTCCATTCGCGTGGCGTTGATCACCACCGCGCTCGCCACAGCATTGGGCACCCTCGCGGCCTACGGGCTCGTGCGGGTGCGCAGCGCGCTGGTGACCGCCGGGCGCGCGGTTTTCATGCTGCCCATGCTGGTGCCGTTGATCCTCGTGGCGATCGGCTGCTTCTTCGTCTATGCCCGTCTTGGGCTGAACAGCACCATCACCGGCCTCGTGCTCGCCCATACGGTGCTGGCGCTGCCCTTCGTCGTCATTGCCGTGTCGAGCGGGCTCGCGAGCTACGACATGAATCAGGAGCGCGTCGCCCAGAGCCTCGGCGCCTCGCGGCCATGGGCGTTCCTCACCGTCACCCTGCCGCAGATAAAGCTGTCGGTGGTCTCCGGTGCGCTGTTCGCCTTCGTCACCTCCTTCGACGAGGTCGTCGTGGCGCTGTTCGTTTCCAGCGGGGAGACCGCGACGCTCACCCGGCTGATGTTCGCCAACATCCGCGACCAGATCGACCCGACGGTTGCGGCGATCTCGTCCCTGCTCATCGGGCTGTCGATCCTGCTCCTGCTGGGATCGCAGCTTCTGCAGCGCGCCGGAGACAGCAGGCAATGA
- a CDS encoding histone deacetylase family protein, with the protein MITVFHEHELGHRVRTRLSGGRLIDAVETPERLSALLEAAKQCTSAIVEPGPAAMDVIQEIHDRGYLHFLETGFAAWKERFPDSVELRPSLHISPYMRRLPEDLLGRAGYYINDAASVLVEDTWPAVLASAASALEATRRVLDGAPAAYALCRPPGHHAYPDMACGYCFLNNGAIAAARARRSVERVTILDVDVHHGNGTQAIFYGRPDVQTISVHADPSTTFPFYAGYADERGAELGEGFNLNLPVAPLSGDEAYLAAVEEGIAATRDFSPDMVILPLGLDASEADPFACMRVTSDGFARMGEMLGAIGRPTVIIQEGGYPSPILGLNLIRFMEGFRATSGA; encoded by the coding sequence ATGATCACCGTTTTTCATGAACACGAGCTCGGGCATCGCGTGCGCACCCGGCTTTCCGGCGGGAGGCTGATTGACGCCGTGGAGACACCCGAGCGGCTTTCGGCCCTGCTCGAGGCAGCGAAGCAGTGCACCTCGGCCATTGTCGAGCCCGGACCGGCGGCGATGGACGTGATCCAAGAAATTCACGACCGCGGCTATTTGCATTTTCTGGAGACGGGGTTTGCGGCTTGGAAGGAGCGGTTTCCCGACAGTGTCGAGCTGCGGCCCAGCCTGCATATCAGCCCCTATATGCGCCGGCTGCCGGAGGATCTGCTCGGACGCGCCGGCTACTACATCAACGACGCGGCCAGCGTGCTGGTGGAGGATACGTGGCCGGCCGTGCTGGCCAGCGCCGCAAGCGCCCTCGAGGCCACTCGCCGCGTGCTCGACGGCGCGCCGGCGGCCTACGCGCTCTGCCGGCCGCCGGGGCATCACGCCTATCCCGACATGGCCTGCGGGTACTGTTTTCTCAACAATGGGGCGATCGCCGCAGCACGCGCCAGACGCTCGGTCGAGCGCGTCACCATCCTCGACGTGGACGTTCACCACGGCAACGGCACTCAGGCGATCTTCTATGGCCGACCGGACGTGCAGACCATCTCGGTGCACGCCGATCCGTCGACAACGTTTCCGTTCTATGCGGGCTACGCGGACGAGCGCGGCGCGGAGCTTGGCGAGGGATTCAACCTCAACCTGCCGGTTGCCCCGCTCTCGGGCGACGAGGCCTACCTCGCCGCCGTCGAAGAAGGGATTGCGGCAACCCGCGACTTTTCCCCTGATATGGTTATCCTCCCGCTCGGGCTCGACGCCTCGGAGGCCGATCCCTTCGCCTGCATGCGCGTGACGAGCGATGGCTTTGCCCGCATGGGCGAAATGCTGGGCGCCATCGGCCGGCCGACGGTGATCATCCAGGAGGGCGGCTATCCCTCGCCCATCCTCGGGCTCAACCTCATCCGCTTCATGGAAGGCTTTCGCGCGACCTCCGGTGCCTGA